From Columba livia isolate bColLiv1 breed racing homer chromosome 5, bColLiv1.pat.W.v2, whole genome shotgun sequence, one genomic window encodes:
- the WDR20 gene encoding WD repeat-containing protein 20 isoform X4, translating to MYLYNVEHTCGTTAPHYQLLKQGESFAVHTCKSKSTRNPLLKWTVGEGALNEFAFSPDGKFLACVSQDGFLRVFNFDSVELHGTMKSYFGGLLCVCWSPDGKYIVTGGEDDLVTVWSFVDCRVIARGHGHKSWVSVVAFDPYTTSVEESDPMEFSGSDEDFQDLHFGRDRANSTQSRLSKRNSTDSRPVSVTYRFGSVGQDTQLCLWDLTEDILFPHQPLSRARTHTNVMNATSPPAGSGGTNPGSNGNSITTPGNSVPPPLPRSNSLPHSAVSNAGSKSSVMDGAIASGVSKFATLSLHDRKERHHEKDHKRNHSMGHISSKSSDKLNLVTKTKTDPAKTLGTPLCPRMEDVPLLEPLICKKIAHERLTVLIFLEDCIVTACQEGFICTWARPGKVGLLSSQNQANSPSGTVV from the exons ATGTACTTGTATAACGTGGAGCACACTTGTGGTACCACAGCCCCGCACTACCAGCTACTTAAACAAGGAGAAAGTTTTGCAGTTCACACTTGCAAGAGTAAATCCACAAGAAACCCTCTGCTTAAATGGACAGTAGGTGAGGGTGCCCTGAATGAATTTGCCTTTTCCCCAGATGGGAAGTTCTTGGCGTGCGTGAGCCAGGATGGTTTTCTTCGTGTGTTTAACTTTGATTCAGTGGAATTGCATGGTACAATGAAAAGCTACTTTGGAGgactgctctgtgtgtgttggAGTCCCGATGGGAAATACATAGTGACAGGTGGAGAGGATGACTTGGTAACAGTTTGGTCTTTCGTGGACTGTCGAGTAATAGCGAGAGGCCACGGACATAAATCGTGGGTCAGCGTTGTCGCGTTTGATCCGTATACCACTAGTGTAGAGGAGAGCGACCCGATGGAATTTAGCGGAAGCGATGAGGATTTCCAAGACCTTCATTTTGGCAGAGATCGAGCGAATAGTACACAATCTAGGCTATCCAAAAGGAACTCTACGGACAGTCGTCCAGTAAGTGTTACGTATAGATTTGGGTCTGTAGGCCAGGACACGCAGCTCTGTTTGTGGGATCTCACAGAAGATATCCTCTTCCCCCACCAACCCCTCTCAAGAGCAAGGACACATACAAACGTCATGAATGCCACAAGTCCACCTGCTGGAAGTGGTGGAACTAACCCGGGAAGTAACGGAAACAGTATCACAACACCTGGAAACTCTGTACCCCCTCCTCTTCCACGCTCCAACAGCCTTCCGCACTCCGCAGTCTCAAATGCTGGCAGTAAAAGCAGCGTCATGGATGGTGCCATTGCTTCTGGCGTTAGTAAATTTGCAACCTTATCGCTACACGATCGGAAGGAAAGACACCACGAAAAAGATCACAAGAGAAATCATAGCATGGGACATATATCTAGCAAGAGCAGTGACAAACTGAACCTAGTTACTAAAACCAAAACGGACCCAGCTAAAACTTTGGGAACACCTCTCTGTCCCCGAATGGAAGATGTTCCCTTGTTAGAGCCTCTTATCTGTAAAAAGATAGCACATGAAAGACTGACTGTGTTAATTTTTCTTGAAGACTGTATAGTCACTGCTTGTCAGGAGGGATTTATTTGCACATGGGCAAGGCCTGGTAAAGTG GGTTTATTGTCATCCCAAAACCAGGCCAATTCTCCAAGTGGAACTGTAGTATAG